The genomic DNA ACCCGGAGCTGCCCAGTCCCATGTGAGTGCTGCTGCATGAGATCCCGTGCCCTcccagctcccgcagccccctGACACCTGATGATACAGCGAGCCATGGGCAGCGTCCGAGTCAACCGGTGAGTAATCCTCCTCTCAAGGACTGCTGATGCCCCAGGTGGCCTGGTCCTCCTCATCTGGCCTTTCAGCCTGCcctttgtatatttttctcaaattaCCTGCCAGGGGCTTTCCTGCTCAAAGGTATggctcctctctccttctccagtCCCAAACATGCCATACGTGGGGGCAGTGCTTAGAGGAGTATCATAGAGAAGCAAAGTGCTGTATGGTGCAGGACCAGAAATTACAGattccagcagcactgcagaaccCCACGTCTCCAGGAATCACAACTCCAGCCACCAATGCTTCCCTCACTGTGAGACGAGGATGGGGGTTACGGAGCCTGTGTTGGAGGGCTCCAGCTGACTTGTCAACATTACGGGGTTGGAGAGACACTGCCAGCCTGAGGGGTCTCCTGGGAGGCTGTGGCTTGATGACCACAAGGGCagagtggttttggtgggtttgtgcGCTGGCTTGATTTCCTCGGTAGTTAGAGCATCTTCTGCCGTTGCATCTTTAAGGAGTATCTGCAACTGTCCCAGCAGTACATGAGGGGCAGTGGCAGTGTTGCCTGTGagggaggagagctggaggggcaAATGTCTCCCAGAAAGTGTGTGTGGAGCTTCTGCCAGGAAATCTGCCAGCACTTACACCTTTGGCTTTGGATGCAGGAGCCACATGTGTTGCTGTGGCAACAGAATTGTCCTGAGCACAGGAAGTGTATAAACATTGTCACCAGCACACCATGAAATCAgtgaggaaagcagaggagaaaacagaaactcCCAGCCTTATATAATGTTAGGGCCAAAATGTGGCCAGAATGCCAGTGTTTGCTCCCAGGCTTTCCAGCTGGCCCAGCTGCTGTCAGGCTTTGAAACCTTGGATCCCTCCTCACCACAAAGTCTAAAAGGTAGCACAGCACAACAAACTtctcctgctttgctgcccTGCCAGGACTTTGCTAGATACAACCTCCTGGCAGTAAGACTCAGCAAATATTGCACCCAAGCTCCACCAATTTGGTCAGGGTGGCACCATGGTGCAATAACCAGGGAACCATACTGTTGTGATAGTTAACACCATGCTACCATAGCCCCATGAGCCACCCACGTGTCTCCTGCCCTTGCTGTCTCAGTAGTTGTTATTCATGTATTTCTGCTGGAAGtgcctgtttcttctcttccagaTACAGCATCGTCTCAACTGAAGAGGATGGGCACAAGGTTTCTGCACTGGGCAGCATGAATGGGCACAGCCGGAATGGGAAGGGCCATGCCCCACGAAGGAAGCACCGCAACCGTTTTGTGAAGAAGAACGGCCAGTGCAACGTCTACTTTGCCAACCTGAGCAACAAGTCTCAGCGCTACATGGCTGACATCTTCACCACCTGTGTGGACACGCGCTGGCGGTACATGCTTATGATCTTCTCTGCCGCCTTCCTGGTCTCCTGGCTCTTCTTTGGGTTCCTCTTCTGGTGCATTGCTTTCTTCCATGGTGACCTCAGTACACCGGCAGTGGGAGGTGGTCCCTCTCTCCTCAAGCCCTGCATCATGCATGTGAACAGCTTCCTAGgggcttttcttttctcagtggaGACACAGACAACCATTGGGTATGGCTTCCGCTGTGTGACTGAGGAGTGCCCACTGGCTATCATGGCAGTTGTGGTCCAGTCCATCGTAGGCTGTGTTATTGACTCCTTCATGATTGGCACTATCATGGCCAAGATGGCAAGGCCCAAGAAGCGGGCCCAGACCCTCCTCTTCAGTCACCATGCAGTCATCTCTGTGCGGGATGGCAAACTGTGCCTCATGTGGCGGGTGGGCAACCTGAGGAGGAGCCACATTGTAGAGGCCCATGTCCGAGCCCAGCTTATCAAGCCCTACATGACGGAGGAAGGGGAATACCTCCCCCTGGACCAGCGGGACCTAAATGTGGGCTACGACGTGGGCCTTGATCGTATATTTTTGGTCTCACCCATTATTATCGTTCATGAGATTGATGAGGAGAGCCCACTCTACGGGATTGgcaaggaggagctggagacagAGAACTTTGAGATTGTTGTTATCCTGGAGGGGATGGTGGAAGCCACAGCCATGACCACACAGGCACGAAGCTCTTACCTTGCTAGTGAAATCCTTTGGGGTCATCGTTTTGAACCAGTTGTGTTTGAGGAGAAGAACCACTACAAAGTGGATTATTCACGCTTTCACAAGACCTACGAGGTAGCTGGCACGCCTTGCTGCTCAGCCCGGGAGCTGCAAGAAAGCAAGATGACTATCCTAccttctcctccacctcctAGTGCCTTCTGCTACGAGAATGAGCTGGCTCTTGTCAGTCAagatgaagatgaagatgatgatgaagtGGGTGTGGTGTTAGGGGGCAACACGAAGGAGGAGGCAGGTGTCATCCAGATGATGGATTTTGGAAGCCACCTGGACCTGGAGCGGCTCCAGGCAACTCTGCCCCTAGATGCAATCTCATACCGCAGGGAGTCG from Falco rusticolus isolate bFalRus1 chromosome 5, bFalRus1.pri, whole genome shotgun sequence includes the following:
- the KCNJ4 gene encoding inward rectifier potassium channel 4, whose translation is MIQRAMGSVRVNRYSIVSTEEDGHKVSALGSMNGHSRNGKGHAPRRKHRNRFVKKNGQCNVYFANLSNKSQRYMADIFTTCVDTRWRYMLMIFSAAFLVSWLFFGFLFWCIAFFHGDLSTPAVGGGPSLLKPCIMHVNSFLGAFLFSVETQTTIGYGFRCVTEECPLAIMAVVVQSIVGCVIDSFMIGTIMAKMARPKKRAQTLLFSHHAVISVRDGKLCLMWRVGNLRRSHIVEAHVRAQLIKPYMTEEGEYLPLDQRDLNVGYDVGLDRIFLVSPIIIVHEIDEESPLYGIGKEELETENFEIVVILEGMVEATAMTTQARSSYLASEILWGHRFEPVVFEEKNHYKVDYSRFHKTYEVAGTPCCSARELQESKMTILPSPPPPSAFCYENELALVSQDEDEDDDEVGVVLGGNTKEEAGVIQMMDFGSHLDLERLQATLPLDAISYRRESAI